A region from the Paenarthrobacter aurescens genome encodes:
- a CDS encoding rhomboid family intramembrane serine protease, producing the protein MPEGSQEAAKESLAGRAKGGLLFMGGFVILLYVIEILNTLMRHGLNSTFGLRPRSVDGVLDILTFPLLHANLNHLLSNTLPLIIFGFLVFMSGLRVFITALAFSWLGSGLAVWLIGGGGVTVGASGLVFGFFAFLLVRGFFNRSWWQILLSVVLFMAYGSILFGVLPTVLGYISWQAHLGGAVGGVIAAVLLRPKTSAAIS; encoded by the coding sequence ATGCCTGAGGGGTCACAGGAAGCGGCCAAGGAATCGCTCGCCGGGCGGGCCAAAGGCGGACTGCTCTTCATGGGTGGATTCGTCATCCTGCTCTATGTCATAGAGATTCTCAACACCCTGATGCGCCACGGGCTCAACTCAACGTTCGGCCTGCGCCCCCGTTCCGTTGACGGGGTGCTGGACATCCTGACGTTTCCGCTGCTGCACGCCAACCTGAACCACCTTCTGTCCAATACCCTGCCGTTGATCATCTTCGGGTTCCTGGTTTTCATGTCCGGACTACGGGTGTTTATCACTGCGCTGGCGTTCAGCTGGCTCGGGTCAGGGCTGGCAGTCTGGCTGATTGGCGGGGGAGGAGTCACAGTAGGGGCGTCCGGGCTGGTGTTCGGCTTCTTCGCGTTCCTGCTGGTAAGGGGATTCTTCAACCGCAGTTGGTGGCAGATCCTTCTCTCCGTAGTCCTTTTCATGGCATACGGCAGCATCCTCTTTGGGGTGTTGCCTACGGTGCTGGGCTACATCTCCTGGCAGGCACACCTTGGCGGGGCCGTGGGCGGCGTCATAGCTGCAGTCCTGCTGCGTCCCAAAACCTCAGCCGCCATCTCCTGA
- the greA gene encoding transcription elongation factor GreA, protein MSTTNSATAAWLTQEAFDRLQAELDHLSGAGRAEIVQKIEAARQEGDLKENGGYHAAKEEQGKIEARIRQLTALLRDAQVGEAPADDGIVEPGMLVVAKIAGDEEKFLLGSREIAGDSDLDVFSEKSPLGAAIIGHKEGDSLSYIAPNGKEIPVEIVSAKPYVA, encoded by the coding sequence GTGTCTACCACCAATAGCGCCACTGCGGCTTGGCTTACCCAGGAAGCTTTCGACCGCTTGCAGGCTGAGCTGGACCACCTTTCCGGCGCTGGCCGGGCGGAAATCGTCCAGAAGATCGAAGCTGCCCGCCAAGAGGGCGACCTCAAGGAGAACGGCGGCTACCACGCCGCCAAGGAAGAGCAGGGCAAGATTGAGGCCCGCATCCGCCAGCTCACCGCACTCCTGCGTGATGCCCAGGTGGGCGAGGCTCCTGCTGACGACGGAATCGTTGAGCCCGGCATGCTGGTTGTTGCAAAGATCGCCGGCGACGAAGAGAAGTTCCTGCTGGGCTCCCGCGAGATCGCCGGAGATTCCGATCTTGACGTCTTCAGCGAAAAGTCTCCCCTGGGTGCGGCCATCATCGGCCACAAGGAAGGCGACAGCCTGAGCTACATCGCCCCCAATGGCAAGGAAATCCCGGTGGAGATTGTCTCCGCCAAGCCCTACGTCGCCTAG
- a CDS encoding DUF4307 domain-containing protein produces MTSEDLSATQVPASSSLANRYGGQKRALTRKTKRNIVIGALVLGIGFAAYVATGSAQAPVTFKDIGYSTVDDTQAEVDYQVTKYPGATAKCAIKALDSKFAVVGWKVVEIGPNDPQNDPDGGSTTAQRTVLRTESPAVSGVVDNCWIVDSGK; encoded by the coding sequence GTGACTTCAGAGGACCTATCGGCCACCCAAGTACCGGCAAGCTCCAGCCTAGCCAATCGTTACGGCGGTCAAAAGCGCGCCTTGACACGCAAGACCAAGCGGAACATTGTCATTGGCGCGCTGGTCCTCGGCATTGGTTTCGCAGCCTACGTTGCAACGGGCTCGGCCCAGGCCCCCGTCACCTTCAAGGACATCGGCTACAGCACGGTGGACGACACCCAGGCAGAGGTTGACTACCAGGTCACCAAGTACCCCGGCGCCACAGCCAAATGTGCCATTAAGGCCTTGGATTCCAAGTTTGCGGTGGTGGGCTGGAAGGTAGTGGAGATCGGACCGAACGATCCCCAGAACGATCCCGACGGCGGCAGCACCACCGCGCAGCGAACTGTCCTGAGGACCGAGTCCCCGGCCGTCTCCGGCGTAGTGGACAACTGCTGGATTGTGGACAGCGGCAAGTAG
- the mca gene encoding mycothiol conjugate amidase Mca yields MTASSSSDQQLRLLAVHAHPDDESSKGAATMAMYAAAGVDVMVATCTDGSRGDIQNPAMEDAPHPKRDMAGARRLEMANAAAVLGIQQRWLGFVDSGLPEGDPLPPLPPGCFALQPLERATAPLVRLVRHFKPHVILSYDENGGYPHPDHIMAHKVAVEAFEAAGDPERYAGQGEPWTPGKLYYDRAFSPERFRALHFALEEAGLQSPYAERLAAWLEADAEGHTAPEAGHRTTTQIDCGDFFEARDDALRAHRTQIDPLGFFFAVSPDLQRTAWPWEDYTLIKSNVPSELPEKDLFAGIR; encoded by the coding sequence GTGACAGCGTCCAGCAGTTCCGACCAGCAGCTGCGGCTGCTCGCCGTCCACGCCCATCCGGATGATGAGTCCAGCAAGGGGGCAGCAACCATGGCGATGTACGCCGCTGCCGGAGTGGACGTCATGGTTGCCACCTGCACCGACGGATCCCGGGGCGACATCCAGAACCCCGCCATGGAAGATGCCCCTCATCCCAAGCGGGACATGGCCGGTGCCCGGCGCTTGGAGATGGCCAATGCCGCTGCCGTCCTGGGGATCCAGCAGCGTTGGTTGGGTTTTGTGGACTCCGGCCTTCCCGAAGGCGACCCCCTCCCGCCGCTGCCCCCGGGTTGCTTCGCATTGCAGCCGTTGGAACGCGCCACGGCGCCCTTGGTCCGCCTGGTGCGTCACTTCAAGCCGCACGTCATCCTCAGCTACGACGAAAACGGCGGCTACCCGCACCCGGACCACATCATGGCGCACAAGGTTGCGGTGGAGGCCTTTGAGGCCGCAGGCGATCCCGAACGCTATGCCGGCCAGGGTGAACCGTGGACGCCCGGCAAGCTCTACTATGACCGCGCTTTCAGCCCGGAACGATTCCGTGCGCTGCACTTTGCGTTGGAAGAAGCTGGTCTGCAGTCACCGTACGCTGAGCGGCTTGCTGCCTGGCTGGAGGCCGACGCCGAAGGTCACACTGCACCTGAGGCAGGGCACCGCACCACCACCCAGATTGATTGCGGTGATTTCTTCGAAGCCCGGGATGACGCCCTGCGTGCACACCGGACCCAAATCGATCCCCTGGGTTTCTTCTTTGCAGTATCGCCGGATCTGCAACGGACCGCATGGCCGTGGGAGGACTACACCCTGATCAAGTCCAACGTTCCCTCAGAGCTGCCGGAAAAGGACCTCTTCGCGGGGATAAGATAG